Proteins encoded by one window of Bubalus bubalis isolate 160015118507 breed Murrah chromosome 4, NDDB_SH_1, whole genome shotgun sequence:
- the NODAL gene encoding nodal homolog, with protein MHAHRLWLFLLHAWWALLQAGAAMVAPVPLRPWGQPSSPSPLAYMLSLYREPLPRADIIRSLQAQDMQVDGQNWTFAFDFSFLSQEEDLEWAELRLQLSSPVALPPNIPLSIEIFHQRKLDKNPPDCLERFRMDLFTVTLSQVTFSSGSMVLEVTRPLSKWLKHPGGLREQMPTLAGECWRQPPTPPVTDVLLLLYSNLSPEQRRLGGSTLLWEAESSWRAQEGQLSRERGTRHRRYHVQDRSQLCRKVKFQVDFNLIGWGSWIIYPKQYNAYRCEGECPNPVGEEFHPTNHAYIQSLLKRYQPHRVPATCCAPVKTKPLSMLYVDNGRVLLDHHKDMIVEECGCL; from the exons ATGCACGCCCACCGCCTGTGGTTGTTCCTCTTGCACGCCTGGTGGGCTCTCCTCCAGGCGGGCGCCGCGATGGTGGCCCCGGTGCCCCTTCGACCATGGGGGCAGCCGTCGTCGCCATCCCCCCTCGCATACATGCTGAGTCTATACCGCGAACCCCTGCCCCGGGCGGACATCATCCGTAGCCTGCAGGCGCAAG ATATGCAGGTAGATGGGCAGAACTGGACCTTTGCTTTTGACTTCTCCTTCCTGAGCCAAGAAGAGGATCTAGAGTGGGCCGAGCTCCGGCTGCAGCTGTCCAGCCCCGTGGCCCTTCCTCCCAACATCCCACTCTCCATTGAGATTTTCCACCAGCGGAAGCTGGATAAAAACCCACCCGACTGCCTGGAACGTTTTCGGATGGACCTGTTCACTGTCACTCTGTCCCAGGTTACCTTCTCCTCAGGCAGCATGGTCCTAGAGGTGACCAGGCCACTCTCCAAGTGGCTGAAGCACCCGGGGGGGCTGCGGGAGCAGATGCCCACCTTGGCTGGAGAGTGCTGGCGgcagcctcccaccccacctgtcACTGACGTGCTCCTCCTGCTCTATTCCAACCTCTCCCCGGAGCAGAGGCGGCTGGGTGGCTCCACCCTGCTGTGGGAAGCGGAGAGCTCCTGGCGGGCCCAGGAAGGACAGCTGTCCCGGGAGAGGGGCACGAGGCATCGTCGGTATCACGTGCAGGACAGAAGCCAACTTTGTCGGAAGGTCAAGTTCCAGGTGGACTTCAACCTGATTGGATGGGGCTCCTGGATCATCTACCCCAAGCAGTACAATGCGTATCGCTGTGAGGGCGAGTGTCCTAACCCCGTGGGGGAAGAGTTCCACCCGACCAACCATGCATACATCCAG AGTCTCCTGAAGCGGTACCAACCCCACAGAGTCCCTGCCACCTGCTGTGCCCCAGTGAAGACCAAGCCCTTGAGTATGCTATATGTGGACAATGGCAGAGTGCTTCTAGACCACCATAAAGACATGATTGTGGAGGAATGTGGGTGCCTTTGA